From Vigna unguiculata cultivar IT97K-499-35 chromosome 5, ASM411807v1, whole genome shotgun sequence, the proteins below share one genomic window:
- the LOC114183227 gene encoding uncharacterized protein LOC114183227, translated as MATTASSPFKKIQIQRDDTTFDAYVVGREDAPGIVVIQEWWGVDYEIKNHAVKISQLGTGFKALIPDLYRGKVGLDVAEAQHLMDGLDWQAAVKDIAASVNWLKANGSKKVGVTGFCMGGALSIAGSVLVSEVDAAVAFYGVPSSQLADPAQAKAPVQAHFGELDSFVGFSDITAAKALEEKLKASGVPHEVHIYPGNAHAFMNRSSDGIQRRKRMGMPDEDEAAVQLAWSRFETWMTRYLSS; from the exons ATGGCTACCACTGCATCATCCCCTTTCAAGAAAATTCAGATTCAAAGGGATGACACT ACATTTGACGCATATGTGGTTGGAAGAGAGGATGCTCCTGGAATTGTTGTGATCCAGGAGTGGTGGGGTGTGGATTACGAAATTAAGAACCATGCTGTGAAGATTTCTCAGCTTGGTACTGGGTTTAAAGCTCTTATCCCAGA TCTGTACAGAGGAAAGGTTGGTCTGGATGTAGCTGAGGCTCAGCATTTGATGGATGGTCTTGATTGGCAAGCTGCTGTCAAGGATATTGCTGCTTCTGTTAACTGGCTTAAAGCGAATGGTTCAAAGAAG GTTGGTGTAACTGGATTTTGTATGGGAGGTGCTCTCTCCATTGCTGGTTCTGTCTTGGTTTCAGAGGTTGACGCTGCTGTAGCATTCTATGGAGTTCCTTCTTCTCAGCTTGCAGACCCTGCCCAAGCCAAGGCTCCTGTTCAGGCTCACTTTGGAGAGCTGGATAGTTTTGTTGGCTTTTCAGATATCACA GCTGCGAAGGCCTTGGAAGAAAAGCTGAAGGCATCTGGAGTTCCACATGAGGTGCATATCTACCCAGGCAATGCGCACGCATTCATGAACAGGTCTAGTGATGGAATCCAGAGGAGGAAGCGCATGGGAATGCCTGATGAAGATGAAGCTGCAGTTCAGCTTGCATGGTCTCGCTTTGAGACATGGATGACACGTTACTTGTCCAGTTAA
- the LOC114184732 gene encoding uncharacterized protein LOC114184732, with protein sequence MEKRQEPVTWEVFRRKFLSEYFPDSVKYAKEVEFLQLTQGSKSVAEYAEKFKHLSRFYTMPLDEEWRCKKFENGLRGDLRLMHPHQQRVGGPSGSRHRHEERRKPYTRPHFQSQGSRESSSQQSRVQCYQCGGSHKRNVCPQLAGFKRCNNCGKEGHFGRDCPTLVRTATRTPVLTPVQNQQRRGGNRPQASGRVYAMTGAEAAGSGNLVMGRCVIAGKSACVLYDSGATHSFVSESCVQRLGLPVCELQYDLVVSTPASGLELEVILRMDWLSANRILIDCRKKRLLFPNLEEPELLSSHGVMKELQDGAQCFLIFTHLEVEGEERKYVIPVVQEFEDVFLEEVPGLPPSREVEFSIDLVLGTGPVSMAPYRMAPVELVKLKKQIEDLLGK encoded by the exons ATGGAGAAGAGGCAGGAACCAGTTACTTGGGAGGTCTTTAGGAGAAAGTTCCTCTCCGAATACTTCCCCGACAGCGTCAAATATGCTAAAGAGGTGGAGTTTTTGCAGTTGACTCAAGGAAGCAAATCTGTAGCTGAGTATGCAGAAAAGTTCAAGCATCTCAGCCGCTTTTATACCATGCCACTAGATGAAGAGTGGCGATGCAAGAAGTTTGAGAACGGCCTCCGCGGGGATCTTCGTTTGATG CACCCTCACCAGCAGAGAGTgggaggaccatctgggtccaggcaTAGGCATGAGGAGAGGAGGAAACCATATACTAGGCCCCATTTCCAGTCTCAGGGGTCTAGGGAGTCTTCTTCCCAACAGAGCAGAGTTCAATGCTACCAGTGTGGGGGATCGCACAAGAGGAATGTCTGCCCCCAGCTTGCGGGCTTCAAGAGATGCAACAATTGTGGCAAGGAGGGCCACTTTGGCAGGGATTGCCCCACCCTCGTGAGGACAGCAACGCGTACTCCAGTTCTGACCCCAGTCCAGAATCAGCAGAGGAGgggaggcaacaggcctcaagCATCGGGCAGAGTGTACGCCATGACTGGAGCGGAGGCAGCAGGCTCAGGTAACCTTGTCATGGGACGTTGTGTGATTGCTGGTAAATCTGCATGTGTTTTGTATGactctggagcgacacactcttttgtgtctgAATCTTGTGTGCAAAGGTTGGGTCTGCCGGTTTGTGAACTACAATATGACCTTGTGGTATCTACTCCGgcatcgggtttg GAGTTGGAGGTAATCCTaaggatggattggctctctgccaatcgcattcttatAGATTGCCGCAAGAAGAGGCTGTTATTTCCCAACttagaggagcctgagttgttatCGTCTCACGGGGTTATGAAGGAGCTACAGGACGGTGCACAGTGTTTCTTGATCTTCACCCACCTAGAGGTGGAGGGAGAAGAGAGGAAGTATGTTATACCGGTAGTACAAGAATTTGAAGACGTGTTTCTAGAGGAAGTACCGGGATTACCCCCtagtagagaggtggagttctcgaTTGATTTGGTACTTGGAACCGGGCCAGTGTCGATGGCTCCATACCGTATGGCTCCGGTAGAGTTGGTGaaactcaagaaacagatagaggatTTACTGGGGAAATag